In the genome of bacterium, one region contains:
- a CDS encoding serine protease produces MNKKQIVLVIIITAVIVWVADLLAGNYLSARLSTASWARKFNLFNPQAQLVVTNRETVRVNNGNDAVEAAENAKSKLSTLIYFENGKVTTTGSAINWTSDGYLVTTKAALAPGGKVFAIVTSNGDVFPVETSYPDPASNLVLLKTSAQGLAVLDPSNNDDLRVGQQVLGLQNSVGNRMTRFATGYISRLSSDTYGAVLESDLVSRSYSVQVNGGFAPATAIMNLSGRMVGVWDGQNVISVDDVRLLVNNFLNDQKQIVRPSFGFSYQMLSESESKILQTVSGARVMGLAAGKSAADSGIRVNDVIVEWGGKAVNNSINFDSILRQTKPNQTIRVKVYRSGTNLELNLVSGTM; encoded by the coding sequence ATGAATAAAAAACAGATTGTTCTAGTTATAATTATCACGGCAGTAATTGTTTGGGTTGCAGATCTATTGGCTGGCAACTATTTGTCCGCAAGACTGTCGACGGCTTCTTGGGCGCGCAAGTTCAATTTGTTTAATCCTCAGGCTCAACTGGTTGTAACTAATCGCGAAACCGTGCGAGTTAACAACGGCAATGATGCAGTAGAAGCTGCGGAAAACGCCAAGTCCAAGCTTTCTACGTTAATTTATTTTGAAAACGGTAAAGTTACCACTACCGGCTCGGCTATTAACTGGACTTCTGACGGTTATCTAGTGACCACAAAAGCCGCATTGGCTCCAGGCGGAAAAGTATTTGCCATCGTCACCAGCAATGGCGACGTATTCCCGGTAGAAACAAGCTACCCAGACCCGGCTTCTAACTTGGTACTCTTAAAAACCTCTGCCCAGGGTTTAGCCGTGCTTGACCCTTCAAATAATGATGACCTCCGCGTAGGGCAGCAGGTGCTGGGATTGCAAAACTCAGTAGGCAATCGCATGACCCGCTTTGCTACCGGATATATTTCTCGTTTATCTTCGGATACTTACGGCGCAGTTTTAGAAAGCGATTTAGTGAGCCGCTCTTACAGCGTTCAGGTAAACGGCGGCTTTGCTCCAGCTACTGCAATTATGAACCTTTCCGGTCGTATGGTTGGCGTTTGGGACGGGCAAAACGTTATCAGCGTAGATGATGTCCGTTTGCTGGTTAATAATTTCTTAAATGACCAAAAGCAGATAGTTCGTCCGTCATTTGGTTTTTCTTACCAAATGTTGAGCGAAAGTGAAAGTAAGATTTTGCAAACCGTTAGCGGGGCAAGAGTCATGGGTTTGGCGGCAGGGAAGTCGGCTGCAGATAGCGGTATACGAGTTAACGACGTAATTGTGGAATGGGGCGGAAAGGCCGTGAACAATTCTATTAATTTTGATTCTATTTTAAGACAAACAAAACCGAATCAAACGATTCGGGTAAAGGTTTACAGATCTGGGACAAATTTAGAATTAAATTTGGTTTCCGGAACAATGTAG